TGTAAATTCAATTATTTCAGTATCAGATTCTATTGATGTAGGGCCGTATATTTCAATGTCCCATTGATGGAAAAATCTGTATCTTCCTGCTTGTGGCTCATCATATCTCCAAACTCCCCCAAAGGAGGCCATTTTTGTGGGAATCTTCAGATCTCTTCGTGATACAAAGTATCTTGTTAATCCTATGGTCAAGTCAAATCTAAGAGCAATATTCCTATTCCCTTTGTCTACGAAATTGTAGATCTCCTTAGTTATAGAAGGACCTGACTTTGTCTCGAGGGTAGATAATAATTCTAATGGAGACGGTTCCATCAACATAAAATTAAAAATTCTTGCAGAGTCTATGAAAGCATTTCTGATCACATTGATGTCCTTGTACTCGTCTGGCTCTAGATCCCTCATCCCTCTCGGCAGTAGAAATTTCATTGTTGTTTAGATTGTCAATATTTTTTAATTTAGATTTTCCGGTTCATTATAATATCTATCAGTTTAATAATGCTGTATGTTTCTTGACAGTGTTGAATATCTTGACCATATGACGGACGCATATTTACGCATCAGAGGTCAAACCATGAATGAAGCTTTTGAATATTCGGCAATGGGCTTGGTTAATATTATGTATGATATAGAAAATATAGAGAAAAAGCAACAGATTCCTATTTTTGCAGAGGGTGACGAGTTAGAGAATCTATTGTTTGATTGGCTTGATAAAATCTTGCTGATGATGCTCATTGATAAAGTGATTTTTTCAAAGTTTAAGATTGAAATTACCTTTGATGAATCTTCTAATAGATACTTACTTACGGGCTATGGTGAGGGCGAACTTGTCGATATTAGTAAGCATGAACTTAAGGTGGAAATTAAAGGAATAACCTATCATGAAATGAAAATACTCAATTATAAAGATACAAATGAAACCATAATTGAGTATATAGTAGATTTATAGCCTTTTAGCACTTAAGATGCGTTATATCTGTTATTGCCATTCTAAACTTTATTAGTAAATTAGAATGTTATTATTCTATTTATAATAAATAGTTAAATCTAGATCTAAATGATATAAATATTTTAATTTTCGTATCATTTTATCAATAGATTGGTGCCTACAAAACACTGGAAAAAGAATGGAGGTTAGAATATTCTTATTCTGTCTATTACATTGTTTGGGTAGATCATTTCTTTATAAGCGTTTTTTCATATAGAAATATATAGAAATATATAGAAATATATAGAAAATTCATGATATGCTGGTATCTCATGTGTCGGTTTATAACAGTGTGTCGCATTCTAACACATCATGATCTAATTTTTTCAGGCAGTTAATTCTACTCTTTTATCTAGCATATATAAATTAGGTAAAAAATACATTTAAAGAATTTTGTCATGGTCAAAATCGGATATCAATCTGAAGAAGAAATCATGCAAGCAATGGTATCTCAGAAATTTTTTAATTTGATAACTACAAATCATACGAGTTTTGCATAATTTCATCCTATTGATTGTGCTCAGATCTTAATTTATCATGTCATATAATAATTACAATAAAATATCTTTGAATATTTAGAAATGTAAAAAAAATCAATTTATAACAAAATATATAGTACAGTTGAATGCGGTTTATATAAATTTAGTTTTTTATGTTAATACGTTTTCCTTAAAAATCTATTAATTTTTCATTAATATAATGATTCATGTGATCGTAAAGTCTTATATATCAAATATTAATATAGATTATCCGTAAAAATGACTAACGAATCAGGATCTACCTCCTCTTCTAATACTATAATAGAATTATCCGAAAATAATTTTGAACACTTTATATCTGATAACAAGATCGTCTTAGTTGATTTTTGGGCAACATGGTGTGGCCCATGCCAATTTATGCTCCCAATATTTGATAAACTTTCCAAAAAATACACGGATAAAGTCAAATTCGGTAGATTAAACGTAGATGACAATCAATCAATAGCAATGCGTCTAGAAGTGTATGCAATACCTACATTTGTAATGTTTGTTGGTGGTAATGCAGTAGATAGAGCAGTTGGTGCAGTAGGCGAAAAGGGATTGGATAGTCTACTCCAAAAAACCCAATCCTAATAAATAAGATCAGTATAAAAACGAGTTTTTTTGCTTAATTTCCTATTTATGCAATTATATTAAAAATTGATAATAAATAACAGATGTGCTGCAAACTTGTGATTAATTATTAGAAAGAATTTATTATTGACTTGATTTAGATATCATGAGATAAAGTATTTGACGGAAACTCTTTCTTACGATATACTTATAGTAGGGTCTGGCTTGGCAGGACTTAGGGCTGCTATTACTGCCGCCTCGAAAAACAAGAATCTAAAAATTGCTGTTCTGTCAAAAGTTCAGGTCATGCGTTCTCATTCTGTATCTGCTGAAGGGGGTACTGCTGCTGTACTGTATGAAAACGAAGGTGATAACATAGAATCGCATATATATGATACTATTAAAGGTAGTGATTTTTTAGCAGACCAAGACGTTGCAGAAAAACTTGTAAATTGGATTCCATCTGAAATAATACAACTAGATAGATGGGGAATGCCATGGTCGAGACGGGATAATGGAAGAATCGATCAACGGAAATTTGGTGGCTATTCTTTTCCGAGGGCTACTTATGCTCAAGATAAAGTAGGATTTTATGAAATGCAAACGCTCTATGATACATGTCTTAAATATGATAATATTTTTTTCTTTAATGAATGGTTCTGTACCTCAATCCTTCATGAAGGGAATACCTTTCAAGGATTTACTTGCATAGAGATGAAAAATGGCAATTTTGTTAAGGTCGTTGCCCCATCAGGCATAATTTGTACCGGAGGCGCAGGCAGGATCTATAGCTTCTCTACCTATGCTTATTCTTCTACTCCAGATGGTTTAGATATGGCATACCGTGCTGGAATGGCTTTAAAGGATATGGAATTTGTTCAATTCCATCCCACGGGTATTTTGCCATCTGGAATCTTGATTACCGAAGGTGCGCGGGGAGAGGGGGGATATTTGATCAATTCTGAAGGTGAGCGGTTTATGAAGAATTATGCAGGCGAAAAATTAGAACTTGCTCCAAGAGATGTGGTGTCTCGTTCTATGATAACTGAAATTCAGGCAGGGAGGGGTTTTAAACATGTTACAGGTGCCGATTGTCTTAAATTGGATCTAACACATCTAGGTGCAGAAAGAATTAAAGAAAAACTTGCAGGGATCAGAGAAATTGGAATCAAATTTTCTGGAATAGACGTAATTGATGAACCCATCGAAGTGAGACCTGTGTGTCATTATATGATGGGTGGCATCCATTCTAATGTGGATGGTGCTACTGAATTTGATGGGCTGTGGGTAGCTGGTGAGGCCTCGTGTAATAGTACTCATGGAGCAAATCGTTTAGGGGCAAATTCTACTTCTGAATGTCTCGTATGGGGTGCTATTACTGGAGAATTAGCTGCCAATCACGCTTTAAGTAAAAAGAATAGCATTCCAAGTACGGATGATCATCAATTTTTGATGGAAGAAAAGAGAATTTATGATGGGATATTTAGAGGTCGTGGCGATTCTAACCCCTATGAAATTCGAAAGAATTTGACTGACACTATGGATGAAAAATCTTATGTTTACAGAAATGAAAATGATCTCATAGAGGGACTAAAAAGAATTCGTAGTCTTAAATCTTTGAGTTGGAAACACGTTGATGATCAAGCAAAAGAATACAATACAAATTTCATTAATGTGATGGAAATAGATTCCATGATGCGAGTTGCTGAAATAGTATTGATGGGTGCAATAAATAGACGCGAATCTAGAGGAGCTCATGCACGAATAGATTATCCCAACCGCGATGATAATAACTTTTTAAAACATACTCTTGCGTATCATAATAGTGACGGGGAACCTAGGATGGAATGGCATCCGGTCGTATTTACTCGGTATGCACCAGTGGAGAGAAAATATTAAATGGGTATAAAATCTAATAGTGAGAATAATCCTAGTACAGGTGGCGATATTAAGCTCAAATCTGGACGTGAAGGATTGATGGGCTGGTTGAACCCTACTAGATATGGTTGGGAAAGAGTATCTTATTGGTTGCAACGTTTAACCGGAGTAGGTTTGTTAATCTACTTTATAGGGCATATATATGAAACTAGCTCATTAGTAAATGGGATTAATGCTTGGAATAGTATGTTAGAGTTGACTCAGACAACTGGAGGCCACATATTTCTATTATTGGTTATAGGTGCAAGCACTTTTCATACAGTTAACGGATTACGCCTTATTTTTACCGAGTCTGGAATAGGCATAGGTAGACCAGGACGACCGGATTATCCATATGATGCAACTTCTTTGAATTATAAGCAAAAATCTGGCATATGGGTTGCTATGTTATTAGCTGCTATTGCCATGTTGTATGGTGGTATGGTTATGTTTGGAGATGTGAGCTAAGGTTGGACATGACAAACACCTATAACAGCTTGAATTATTTTATGGAGCTTAGAATCTAGGATGCCGTTATTAAAATTGCGCGAAAGTCAAATAATGAAAATTCATTATTTGACGGGGATATGTGCCGTATTCTTTGTGGCAATTCATATATTATTTAGACTTATTATGCCCTTTGGCCAAAGTTTAGAATTTCATAACGTAGTGGCTAATTATCATAATATGTACTATGTGATACTGTTGGAATTAATCCTCGTTTTTATCTCCATTCATGGATTTAATGGCTTGAGAATTATCTTGATAGAACTTAAACAAAATCAATGGTGGGAGTCCACAATAACTATATTGGTGCTGGCCGCAATGATTGGTGTTGTAGCATATGGTACAAGAACGATTATTATTGGGAGTCAATTATAATATGTATCAAGAAAATTTAATACACTGGTCATCTTTTACACCAATTCTGATTGTTAAACTTGAATCTGAAATAAAAACATGTGTGGATAGATATGAGCGAAGAAACTAACAAAATAAAATTAAAGGTATATAGAACTAATTATAACAAAAAAGAGTCTCCACATTATGACGAATTTGAAGTATCTGTTAAACGATGGACTACCGTTTTGGATGCACTGTTAGATGCCAAATCTTATTCTGACAGCAGCTTAGGAATTAGATATTCATGCAGAATGGCTTCGTGCGGGTCATGTGGCATGAAAATTAATGGCAAGCCCAGATTAGCATGTTATACAAAAATATCCGAATTAAATGACCAAACAATAGTTTGTGATCCACTGCCTAGTTTCCCAAGGATAAGAGATTTAGTCACAGATTTTACAGAATTCTTCTCTCATCACAAAAAGATCGAACCGTATATACATAATGAAAAGGTGCCCATTGAAGTTGTAAATAAAGATGATTTGGTTGAATTTAAACAGACTCCAGAAGATGTAGACAAATATTTGCAATTCTCGTATTGTATTAAATGTGGTTTATGTTATTCTGCATGTCCTACCGTAGCAACGGATACAAAGTTTCCAGGACCTCAGGCTTTGTCTCAGGCCTATCGATATATGGCCGATAATAGAGATTCTGGCGAGTCCACTAGACTTGACATAATTGATGATAGACACGGAATTTGGAGATGCCATTTTGCGGGTTCTTGCAGTAATGTATGCCCTAAAGGGGTTGACCCGGCATTAGGGATTCAGCTTCTTAAGGGCCATCTGATCGGAATTACAAAAAATGATAAAAAAATTGCGACTCTAAGGTCAAAAGAGGAATAGCAAAAAATTCATTATTTGCCTAGTAACAGACTATTTTTCACTCTTTTTTCTCATCTGGTTTTTCTGAAGGTTTTTTACTTTCATTTACCTGCTTGTTTATGGCTTCTGCCATGAAGTGATTGCTAACATTTACTTTTACATCGTTGATGCCTTCAACTTTAAAAATATTGTCTCTTACATCTTGTGCTATCTTAAATCCAAATACTGCTGGACAGAATGGACTTGTAAGATGCAAATCGACATCAACTTTTCCTTTATCGATGTCTACCTTGTCTATTAATTCTAACTCCATTATTGAAACTCCTATTTCTGGGTCAACTATTTTTGTAAGTTCATCAAATATTAGACGTCTAGTTAGTTGTAAATCTTGAGACATGATTAACATATATTGTCATCTTGCCTATTTATTAATTATTTACTAAATTCCAATATTTTTCGTCTAATCAATTTTATTATGTTAAAATATCCGTTTAAATTAAAATTTTTGAATGTATAGGTCCAGGCCCAGCGGAAATTTGGATGATAAAGCTCTATCATTTTTGTCTTCAATAGCCGAAGATGCTGACTTATTTTATTACGATATTTTGGGAAGTCAGGCTCACGTAATAATGTTATATGAAGTTGGTATTCTGACTAAAAAAGAACTAGTTGCTATTTTAAAAGGTATAGATCACTTATTGACCAATTCCGATTCATTAAACAGATATGGTGATAGCACTTCTGAAGACATCCATGAATTGATAGAATCTGCTATTATAAGGATCACCGATATCAAATCGGGTGGGAAAATGCATACTGCTAGATCGAGAAATGACCAAGTAATATTAGACATTAGAATGAAACTTCGGGATGATCTAAATCGAATAAGTGCTAATATAATTCTGCTAATAAAATCATTATTATTGCAGGCAAGCAGCAATGTTGATTCCATAATGCCTATGTACACTCATATGCAACAGGCTCAATTGGGTGTTTTTTCTCATTATTTATTATCATATTGCTTTTCTTTAACCCGAGATTTCGAAAGATATTCAGAGTCATATGAAAGGATTAATTGTTCTCCACTGGGGGCTTGTGCTATTGGAGGAAGCAGTATGAACATAGATCGTGAAAGAGTGTCATCCATGTTAGGTTTTTCAGATATTGTCTATAACAGTATAGATGCGACGAGTTCACGAGATTCATTGATAGAATTCGCTTCTACTTCTCTGACTTGTATGTTAAACCTATGTAAGGTAGCAGAGGATCTTATTGTTTGGTCTACATCCGAATTCGGTTTTGTTTTCTTGGATGATCGATTTAGCTCATCCTCGTCCATAATGCCGCAAAAAAAGAATCCTGATCCTCTGGAACTTATTCGTGGAAAGACAGGGGTCGTACAGGGAATTTTGGTAGCAATTTCTACGATCATGAAAGGATTACCTTCAGGATATAGCAGAGATTTACAGGAAATAAAACCTTTGTTATGGAAAATTACTTCAATACTTGAAGACTCTCTATCTATTATGGTCGGTGTGATATCCACAATGAGTGTAGATAAAAACAAAATGTACGCAGATTCATCTAAAAGTTACGCTATATCACTAGACATTGCAGAACAACTTATAAAAAAAGGAGGAATACCTTTTAGGGAGTCTCACAAATTAATCGGTACTTTAGTAGATTATGCGGTAAAGAATGGAAATATCCCTTTGAATCTATTAAAACTGAGTGACATATCTAAAGCATTAGGACTGATCGAATATTCAAATCCCGACCTAACGCTAGAAAAGATTCAAAGTATAATCCAAAGTTTGACTCCAGAAAATTCAATAGAATATCGCGCTACTAAAGGTTCTCCTAATAAAAATGAACAAAAAGAGATGATATCCTACATTACTACAAGAATGAATGAATATGAGGAAATTCTTGCGGATCGTTCTAATAGGTTAAAGATTGCTAATGACAAACTCAATTTGAAAATAAAAGAATTTATTGACGATTCTTCATAACATATTAATAAGAGATTATTCTCTATTACTAAAAAATCTTAGATTTAAATTATCCCATCAAATTACTTATATTGATGTCAGAAGTACACTCACAACCTAATCAACAAAACAAAGAAAATAGCCCTACAAGAGACGCAATATACATCGGTAAAAAACCATTGATGGCTTATGTAACTTCAACACTTATTCAATTGGCAAATCAACCTTCTGTAACTATTAAAGCCCGTGGTTTAAGCATTGGCAGAGCTGTGGATGTATCACAAATAATACTAAAGAGAATGGAAAATGCTGGCTATGCCGTTGGTGATATCCTTATAGGATCTGAAACCGTTCAAGCCGAGGACGGTAGAACAAGAAATGTTTCGACAATAGAAATTCAGATAAAAAGAAATTCTTAAATACCTTTAGTTTAATTTTTCTCCCTTTGTGCTATGGAAATAAAAATTGCGGCGATATTTTTAGCACATATTAACCCTTTGACTATTTCGCACGAGTCAATTATCCAAAATCTTTTACAGAATTATAGCGTTTATATTTATCCGGTCAGGTTTTTGAAAGATGGAATGGAAATAAATACACGAAGTTTCCCATTTTCCTACGAAATTAGAAAACAAATGATATTGGAATCTTTTAATTATCACAAAAATATTCATGTTCTTGGGGATTATGCTTTTCTTTCTCCATACATACAATACTTTCCACCATTCGTATCCCCTGCATTTAAGAGATTAAAAAATAAGATAATTCTTAATATCCGGGAAAATTCTTTCATAACCTATACTGGAGATAGAGCCGAACGGGTTCTGTTATCCCTCTTTGGTTTTAATCCAGTTAAAGCTAATAGACAAGTTATCTCGTCAACGAATGTAAAAAATCTTTTATATAAATCGGTTTTATCCACCGAAAATCTATACCCTAATGAGGGATCAAAAAATAATGATTTGAAATGGCATGAATATGTTTCCCCTAAAGTCGGCCAAGTGATAGAAGACAATTGGGAAACTATAAAAAATTTTTCCATTACAAAGGATGAAACTATACGTGTTATGGGTATGAAATTTCCAAAAAATGGGTTTATTTAAGTTGATTACTGTAGATTTAACACTTTTATAGAAGTAAAAAACTTGCAAATCTATGAATACTAAAAATGCTGATTTTATTTGGTTTGACGGTGAATTCAAATCATGGGATTCTGTTACCGTTCCTATTACAACTCATGCGTTACACTACGGAACGTCAGTCTTTGAGGGCATCAGGGGATACTCCAATGATCAAAATCTGTTTATTTTTAAACTTAAGGAGCATATGCAAAGATTACTTCAGTCTGCCGAGGTTTATTCTATAAATTCAAATTATACCCTTTCTGAAATGTGTACTTCTACTGTTGAATTATTAAGGAAGAATAATATTAGAAAGTCTTGTTATATTAGGCCCCTATTATTTGTTGGATTACATGGCATAGACCTTAATGTTACTAAACGCTCTCCTTCTCATCTAGCCATTATTGCTTTCCCTTTTGAAAGATATTTTCCAGAAACCGGGATAAGAACATGCATTTCTTCATGGAGAAGAATAAATGAGAACTCTACTCCACCGATGGCAAAAGCTGGCGGTAATTATATGAATTCCGTGTTAGCTACTCAAGAGTGTAAAAGAAATGGATATGATGAATCGATATTACTCGATTATTATGGGAATGTGAGTGAAGCACCAGGAGAAAATATTTTCCTAGTTCGAAATAATAAGATTTATACTCCATCATTATCGGATTCTGTGCTTGAGGGAATTACTAGAGATACTGCAATCACAATAGCAAAGCATCTTGGTTATGAGGTATACGAGCGATCCATTACCCGTACAGAATTATACATTGCCGATGAAATATTTGTTACAGGTACTGCAGCTGAAATTACTCCAATAATAAGCGTGGATAACCATAAGGTTGGAAACGGAACAGTTGGCGAATTTACAAGAAAAATCTCTGATTACTACCAAAAAATAGTAGTATCTGAAATACCTGATTTTAATACGTGGGTTACTTCAGTATGGTAAATTCAATGTTATTAGTTCTACAATCAAGAAAAATAATGCTATTTAGGAGATGTTGAAACAAATGGATGAAAAATCAATCAAAATTGCCGTAATTGGAACTGGTGGCTGGGGTAAGAACCACGTGCGTGTATTAAACGATTTGGGGGTATTGTCTGCAATTTGCGATTCAGATGAGAATAGATCTCAAGCCTTAGCAAAAAAATATAAGATCAATAGTTATTCAACTGTTGAACAATTACTTGAAAAGGAAACTTCCCTTGATGCGTGTCTAGTATGTACTCCAACCAAAACACACTTTCCAGTCGCGCAAGAAATAATTAAACATGGGATAAATGTGTTTGTAGAAAAACCATTATCTTTCTCATCAATTGAGTGCGAAGAACTTACAAAATTGTCAAAACAGAATAATGTAATTTTAACCTCTGGATACATAGAGCGTTTTAATCCTGCTGTACAGGATCTCAAGCAAATTATTGATGACAATACTTATGGGGAATTATTAATGATGGAGTTTCATAGGGAAAATAGAATGCCCATGCATATAAAAGACGTAGGTATAATCTATGATACTTCAGTTCATGATATTGATACTGCTTTGTTTATTTTTGATAGTAAGCCAAATGTGGTTTTTGCTCGTGCAGGAAAGAAGTTTCATAATTCTGAAGATTTTGCAACAATAATGTTAGGATTTCCAAATCAAAAAGTAGCAATAATTGCATCTAATTGGATTACTCCAAAAAAAGTTAGAAGATTTTCAGCAGTTTGTTCTGAGGGAACCATAACCGGAGACTTTATCACTCAGGAAATAAAAATAGATGATGAGAACCAGACACTTATTCCACGAAGGAATATTCGAGAACCATTAACCTTGGAACTAGAAAACTTTGTTAAATCTTTGTCTGGGAATATTACCAAGTATCTCGTAACTCCTGAGGATGCTACCGCCGTAACAAAGATAGCTGAGGCAGCTTTAATTTCTAGCAACACTGGGACGCCCGTTTACCTTTCTTTCTGACGTACCCGTACTTCTGCTAATAATATACACATTCTGAAATGCGTCTTGAATTGTAATGTTCTCTGATTAAGACATTAATGATCTTTTATCTTTGTCATTTTGGCTACTTAATTTGGTGTCTCAGTTCCTGCACCTCATCTGATAAGTAAATTCGTATTTTAAGTTAATTATAAATGGACTGCAATGGTAATCTAATTGAATTAGAATGTCTGAAAAAAAAGAAAGTTCTGTAATCAATTT
This Candidatus Nitrosocosmicus oleophilus DNA region includes the following protein-coding sequences:
- a CDS encoding branched-chain amino acid transaminase, which encodes MNTKNADFIWFDGEFKSWDSVTVPITTHALHYGTSVFEGIRGYSNDQNLFIFKLKEHMQRLLQSAEVYSINSNYTLSEMCTSTVELLRKNNIRKSCYIRPLLFVGLHGIDLNVTKRSPSHLAIIAFPFERYFPETGIRTCISSWRRINENSTPPMAKAGGNYMNSVLATQECKRNGYDESILLDYYGNVSEAPGENIFLVRNNKIYTPSLSDSVLEGITRDTAITIAKHLGYEVYERSITRTELYIADEIFVTGTAAEITPIISVDNHKVGNGTVGEFTRKISDYYQKIVVSEIPDFNTWVTSVW
- a CDS encoding FAD-binding protein; its protein translation is MTETLSYDILIVGSGLAGLRAAITAASKNKNLKIAVLSKVQVMRSHSVSAEGGTAAVLYENEGDNIESHIYDTIKGSDFLADQDVAEKLVNWIPSEIIQLDRWGMPWSRRDNGRIDQRKFGGYSFPRATYAQDKVGFYEMQTLYDTCLKYDNIFFFNEWFCTSILHEGNTFQGFTCIEMKNGNFVKVVAPSGIICTGGAGRIYSFSTYAYSSTPDGLDMAYRAGMALKDMEFVQFHPTGILPSGILITEGARGEGGYLINSEGERFMKNYAGEKLELAPRDVVSRSMITEIQAGRGFKHVTGADCLKLDLTHLGAERIKEKLAGIREIGIKFSGIDVIDEPIEVRPVCHYMMGGIHSNVDGATEFDGLWVAGEASCNSTHGANRLGANSTSECLVWGAITGELAANHALSKKNSIPSTDDHQFLMEEKRIYDGIFRGRGDSNPYEIRKNLTDTMDEKSYVYRNENDLIEGLKRIRSLKSLSWKHVDDQAKEYNTNFINVMEIDSMMRVAEIVLMGAINRRESRGAHARIDYPNRDDNNFLKHTLAYHNSDGEPRMEWHPVVFTRYAPVERKY
- a CDS encoding Gfo/Idh/MocA family protein; protein product: MDEKSIKIAVIGTGGWGKNHVRVLNDLGVLSAICDSDENRSQALAKKYKINSYSTVEQLLEKETSLDACLVCTPTKTHFPVAQEIIKHGINVFVEKPLSFSSIECEELTKLSKQNNVILTSGYIERFNPAVQDLKQIIDDNTYGELLMMEFHRENRMPMHIKDVGIIYDTSVHDIDTALFIFDSKPNVVFARAGKKFHNSEDFATIMLGFPNQKVAIIASNWITPKKVRRFSAVCSEGTITGDFITQEIKIDDENQTLIPRRNIREPLTLELENFVKSLSGNITKYLVTPEDATAVTKIAEAALISSNTGTPVYLSF
- a CDS encoding DNA-binding protein, with amino-acid sequence MSEVHSQPNQQNKENSPTRDAIYIGKKPLMAYVTSTLIQLANQPSVTIKARGLSIGRAVDVSQIILKRMENAGYAVGDILIGSETVQAEDGRTRNVSTIEIQIKRNS
- a CDS encoding succinate dehydrogenase; amino-acid sequence: MGWLNPTRYGWERVSYWLQRLTGVGLLIYFIGHIYETSSLVNGINAWNSMLELTQTTGGHIFLLLVIGASTFHTVNGLRLIFTESGIGIGRPGRPDYPYDATSLNYKQKSGIWVAMLLAAIAMLYGGMVMFGDVS
- a CDS encoding succinate dehydrogenase, whose product is MPLLKLRESQIMKIHYLTGICAVFFVAIHILFRLIMPFGQSLEFHNVVANYHNMYYVILLELILVFISIHGFNGLRIILIELKQNQWWESTITILVLAAMIGVVAYGTRTIIIGSQL
- the argH gene encoding argininosuccinate lyase codes for the protein MYRSRPSGNLDDKALSFLSSIAEDADLFYYDILGSQAHVIMLYEVGILTKKELVAILKGIDHLLTNSDSLNRYGDSTSEDIHELIESAIIRITDIKSGGKMHTARSRNDQVILDIRMKLRDDLNRISANIILLIKSLLLQASSNVDSIMPMYTHMQQAQLGVFSHYLLSYCFSLTRDFERYSESYERINCSPLGACAIGGSSMNIDRERVSSMLGFSDIVYNSIDATSSRDSLIEFASTSLTCMLNLCKVAEDLIVWSTSEFGFVFLDDRFSSSSSIMPQKKNPDPLELIRGKTGVVQGILVAISTIMKGLPSGYSRDLQEIKPLLWKITSILEDSLSIMVGVISTMSVDKNKMYADSSKSYAISLDIAEQLIKKGGIPFRESHKLIGTLVDYAVKNGNIPLNLLKLSDISKALGLIEYSNPDLTLEKIQSIIQSLTPENSIEYRATKGSPNKNEQKEMISYITTRMNEYEEILADRSNRLKIANDKLNLKIKEFIDDSS
- a CDS encoding succinate dehydrogenase/fumarate reductase iron-sulfur subunit, translated to MSEETNKIKLKVYRTNYNKKESPHYDEFEVSVKRWTTVLDALLDAKSYSDSSLGIRYSCRMASCGSCGMKINGKPRLACYTKISELNDQTIVCDPLPSFPRIRDLVTDFTEFFSHHKKIEPYIHNEKVPIEVVNKDDLVEFKQTPEDVDKYLQFSYCIKCGLCYSACPTVATDTKFPGPQALSQAYRYMADNRDSGESTRLDIIDDRHGIWRCHFAGSCSNVCPKGVDPALGIQLLKGHLIGITKNDKKIATLRSKEE
- a CDS encoding archease, with the protein product MFLDSVEYLDHMTDAYLRIRGQTMNEAFEYSAMGLVNIMYDIENIEKKQQIPIFAEGDELENLLFDWLDKILLMMLIDKVIFSKFKIEITFDESSNRYLLTGYGEGELVDISKHELKVEIKGITYHEMKILNYKDTNETIIEYIVDL
- the trxA gene encoding thioredoxin; translation: MTNESGSTSSSNTIIELSENNFEHFISDNKIVLVDFWATWCGPCQFMLPIFDKLSKKYTDKVKFGRLNVDDNQSIAMRLEVYAIPTFVMFVGGNAVDRAVGAVGEKGLDSLLQKTQS
- a CDS encoding metal-sulfur cluster assembly factor — encoded protein: MSQDLQLTRRLIFDELTKIVDPEIGVSIMELELIDKVDIDKGKVDVDLHLTSPFCPAVFGFKIAQDVRDNIFKVEGINDVKVNVSNHFMAEAINKQVNESKKPSEKPDEKKE